From Salvelinus sp. IW2-2015 linkage group LG18, ASM291031v2, whole genome shotgun sequence, a single genomic window includes:
- the LOC111978093 gene encoding protein phosphatase 1B isoform X1, whose product MGAFLDKPKTEKHNAHGEGNGLRYGLSSMQGWRVEMEDAHTATVGLPQGLDNWSFFAVYDGHAGSRVANYASKHLLGHIITHSMGPPGPEGVTPAPAVEMVKMGIRTGFLKIDEHMRNFSDLRNGMDRSGSTAVAVLLSPEHLYFINCGDSRAVLYRNAHVCFSTLDHKPCNPREKERIQNAGGSVMIQRVNGSLAVSRALGDYDYKCVDGKGATEQLVSPEPEVFEIERALEDEFVVLACDGIWDVMTNEELCKFVKSRLEVSHDLEKVCNQVLDTCLHKGSRDNMSVVLVCLPNCPKVSEEAVKKDTELDTFLESRVEEIIEKAGEEGIPDLVTVMRNLSSESIPNLPPGGGLASKHSVMEAVYKRLNPHREVDGNGVDLEDPW is encoded by the exons ATGGGGGCGTTCCTGGACAAGCCCAAGACTGAGAAGCACAACGCCCACGGCGAGGGCAATGGTCTCCGTTATGGCCTGAGCAGCATGCAGGGCTGGCGGGTGGAGATGGAAGACGCCCACACCGCCACGGTGGGTCTACCCCAGGGCCTGGACAACTGGTCCTTCTTCGCTGTCTACGACGGCCACGCCGGCTCCCGCGTGGCTAACTATGCCTCTAAACACCTGCTGGGGCACATCATAACCCACAGCATGGGTCCCCCGGGCCCTGAGGGTGTCACCCCAGCACCCGCCGTGGAGATGGTCAAGATGGGGATCCGCACCGGCTTCCTGAAGATCGATGAGCACATGAGGAACTTCTCTGACCTGCGTAACGGCATGGACCGCAGCGGCTCGACGGCCGTGGCCGTGCTGCTCTCTCCAGAGCACCTGTACTTCATCAACTGTGGTGACTCACGGGCCGTGCTCTACCGCAACGCGCATGTCTGCTTCTCCACGCTGGACCACAAGCCCTGCAACCcacgggagaaggagaggatccAGAACGCAGGCGGATCCGTAATGATCCAGAGGGTGAATGGTTCCCTGGCCGTGTCCCGGGCCCTGGGAGACTACGACTACAAGTGTGTGGATGGGAAGGGTGCCACGGAGCAGCTGGTGTCCCCAGAACCCGAGGTGTTTGAGATCGAGAGGGCCCTAGAGGATGAGTTTGTGGTGCTGGCCTGTGACGGTATCTGGGACGTGATGACCAACGAGGAGCTGTGTAAGTTTGTCAAGTCCCGTCTGGAGGTGTCCCACGACCTGGAGAAGGTCTGCAACCAGGTGCTGGACACCTGCCTGCACAAG GGAAGTCGGGATAACATGAGTGTTGTTTTGGTCTGTTTGCCAAACTGCCCTAAAGTGTCAGAGGAGGCGGTGAAGAAAGATACAGAGCTGGATACGTTTCTGGAGTCTCGCGTGGAAG aGATCATAGAGAAGGCAGGAGAGGAGGGTATTCCTGACCTGGTGACGGTCATGAGAAACTTGTCCTCAGAGAGCATCCCCAACCTGCCACCAGGGGGAGGCCTCGCCAGCAA
- the LOC111978093 gene encoding protein phosphatase 1B isoform X2, translating into MGAFLDKPKTEKHNAHGEGNGLRYGLSSMQGWRVEMEDAHTATVGLPQGLDNWSFFAVYDGHAGSRVANYASKHLLGHIITHSMGPPGPEGVTPAPAVEMVKMGIRTGFLKIDEHMRNFSDLRNGMDRSGSTAVAVLLSPEHLYFINCGDSRAVLYRNAHVCFSTLDHKPCNPREKERIQNAGGSVMIQRVNGSLAVSRALGDYDYKCVDGKGATEQLVSPEPEVFEIERALEDEFVVLACDGIWDVMTNEELCKFVKSRLEVSHDLEKVCNQVLDTCLHKGSRDNMSVVLVCLPNCPKVSEEAVKKDTELDTFLESRVEEIIEKAGEEGIPDLVTVMRNLSSESIPNLPPGGGLASKME; encoded by the exons ATGGGGGCGTTCCTGGACAAGCCCAAGACTGAGAAGCACAACGCCCACGGCGAGGGCAATGGTCTCCGTTATGGCCTGAGCAGCATGCAGGGCTGGCGGGTGGAGATGGAAGACGCCCACACCGCCACGGTGGGTCTACCCCAGGGCCTGGACAACTGGTCCTTCTTCGCTGTCTACGACGGCCACGCCGGCTCCCGCGTGGCTAACTATGCCTCTAAACACCTGCTGGGGCACATCATAACCCACAGCATGGGTCCCCCGGGCCCTGAGGGTGTCACCCCAGCACCCGCCGTGGAGATGGTCAAGATGGGGATCCGCACCGGCTTCCTGAAGATCGATGAGCACATGAGGAACTTCTCTGACCTGCGTAACGGCATGGACCGCAGCGGCTCGACGGCCGTGGCCGTGCTGCTCTCTCCAGAGCACCTGTACTTCATCAACTGTGGTGACTCACGGGCCGTGCTCTACCGCAACGCGCATGTCTGCTTCTCCACGCTGGACCACAAGCCCTGCAACCcacgggagaaggagaggatccAGAACGCAGGCGGATCCGTAATGATCCAGAGGGTGAATGGTTCCCTGGCCGTGTCCCGGGCCCTGGGAGACTACGACTACAAGTGTGTGGATGGGAAGGGTGCCACGGAGCAGCTGGTGTCCCCAGAACCCGAGGTGTTTGAGATCGAGAGGGCCCTAGAGGATGAGTTTGTGGTGCTGGCCTGTGACGGTATCTGGGACGTGATGACCAACGAGGAGCTGTGTAAGTTTGTCAAGTCCCGTCTGGAGGTGTCCCACGACCTGGAGAAGGTCTGCAACCAGGTGCTGGACACCTGCCTGCACAAG GGAAGTCGGGATAACATGAGTGTTGTTTTGGTCTGTTTGCCAAACTGCCCTAAAGTGTCAGAGGAGGCGGTGAAGAAAGATACAGAGCTGGATACGTTTCTGGAGTCTCGCGTGGAAG aGATCATAGAGAAGGCAGGAGAGGAGGGTATTCCTGACCTGGTGACGGTCATGAGAAACTTGTCCTCAGAGAGCATCCCCAACCTGCCACCAGGGGGAGGCCTCGCCAGCAA